The window GTCAGGAGCGATCATCTGTCTGGAGGCGCAACCGGAGACCATTCACCGGCGACTGCTCATCGACTCTGCTAACTCGAAGGATAAAGTGGTTCGACCTCTGCTGGCTTCTCCGGACCCGCTGGCGCGCATTATTTCCCTGAAACAATCCCGTCAAAACGCCTATGTCGATTCCGACTGGACGGTGCACACTGATCACCTGACCGAGGAAGAGGTGGCGACTGAGGTTATCCGAGGTTGGAATTACATCTGCAAGGGCGCGGCAAGTAAGGGCGCGGCAAGCAGCGCCCCTACAGAAGAAACCGCTGCTGTTGTGACCACTGCCACCGAGAGCTATCCCATCTTTGTCGGGTGGGGCATTCTGGATACGCTTGGGCAGCGGATGAAGGATGCAGGGCTCTCCGGATCTGCCTATGTGATCAGCGAAGATCACGTGTTCCCTCTCTATGGCGAGCGGGCGGAAGCATCTCTTCGGGCGGCAGGATTCACCGTTGCCTCATTTGTCGTGCCTTTCGGGGAGAAGAGCAAATCCATTGAGATCGCTAAGAAAATCTACGATTTCCTGGTGGAGCGTCGCGCGGAGCGCGGACATGCCATCGTGGCTCTGGGGGGCGGGGTGATTGGCGATCTGGCCGGATTTGTGGCGGCCACCTTCCTGCGCGGGATGCCGCTGGTTCAGGTTCCCACCAGCCTGATGGCGATGGTCGATTCTTCTATTGGCGGCAAAACGGCTATCAATCATCCCCAGGGCAAGAACCTGATCGGAGCTTTCCACCAGCCGCGCCTGGTTCTTTCCGATGTGGAAGCGCTTTCCACGCTCCCGGAGCGGGAGCTGATCTCCGGCTGGGCAGAAGTGATCAAGCACGGACTCATCCGCGATGCCGAGTTCTTTGAGTTTCTGGAGAAGAATCAGAAGGAGCTCACCCGACTGGACCGCAAGGCCACTACCGAGGCCATTAAGAAAAGCGCTGCCATCAAGGCCGCTGTGGTCAGCGAGGATGAGAAGGAATCCGGGATTCGCACCCTTTTGAACTACGGACACACCATTGCGCACGGACTGGAGACTGCCAGCGGATATGGTCAGTTGTTGCATGGCGAGGCGGTCGCCATCGGCATTATGGGCGCTGCACGGATTGCCGAGCAAGTCGGCCTTTTGGGCCGCGACGCAGTGGAGCGGCAGAACAATCTATTCAGGGGCTTTGGCCTGCCGGTGGTCAGTCCCGATGTTGATCCTCAAGCTGTCCTGAAGGCCATTGAGCTTGATAAAAAAGTCCAGAAGAAATCCGTGCGCTGGGTTTTGCTGGAGGAGATCGGCAGGGCTATAGTCAGGGCGGATGTGCCGCCGGAGGTGGTGAGGGGAGTGGTGGGAAATTATGATCATCGATAGGAGCGACTGTGATGCGATATGAAACTTATCCTCACCGGTTTGCTGATATCATCTTGAATTCAGATTATGAATTGAAGCAAGAGATCGAAAGGGCAATAGCTGCTATAGATTTCAAAGAGGCAGAAGGGAGATTTGTTCAGCGCAATAAGGAGAAAAAGACTGGTGGAAAGAAGGAGTCTAAAGGCAAGCAATCCACATTGAATGAAATGTTTAAAGAACAATTTACCATTATGGGATGGGAATCCGAGAAAAATGTCTTCAACGATCCTTCAAATGATCTCACCATCGATTTCTGGAAGCGCAAGATTGGTGTTGATGTGGCTTTCAATCACAGGTCTTTCATTGGTGGAGATCTCTTAAGACTCCAAGCCGCTGCCGAAGTGAAAAACATAATAAAAGTTGGTGTCTATATTTGTCCTACCAAGGCATTTGCAAAATCGGTCAATGCTACTGATGCTGCATCGATGGTATCCTTCGAGCGCGCGAAATGGTACTTGGAGAATTTTATCCAGTGTTCACGGTTCCGATATTGCTCATTGGGCTGATCGGCTAGAAGGCAGAGCGTAGGGTGGGCTTGAGCCTACCATCATCTTCACTCAACATGGATTCCCGCCTCCGCGGGAATGACAAAATCACCATCACCCGTTCGGCAGGCTCAGGGCAGGCCTTAATTCTCTCCCATCGAAGCCGAGGAAAAATGCCTTCCATCGCTTCTTGAGAGGATAGGGTACAGGATGCAATCGACACCAATATCACCGAGACCATTCAGATTATCATTGATGATCGAGCGATCCTTGAAAGGCATAAGCTGGCAGCTCCGATTGACAACTGTCACCAAATGATGAATTATTTGACTAGGTTTTGGGATAATATGGTTAAGCGGACTCGAATTTCCTGAGGTGGACGTGTAGGGTACGCAAAACCGGGGTTTTCTTTGAGAACTTCGGCCCTGTGTGATGTGTCGGATATCCAAATGGGGGCTCCAGAGATAAAAATGCAAGTCGGTTCGGGGGCGAGGCACAATCTGAAAGTGATCGATTTCGAGGAATCGGTTTACGTCTACAATTACGATTTTCATTCCAGAGAGGCGGCGGCATTCAACGTGGATTGGCCGGTAACTATTGTTTTTGTAGGGAATGCCTCTGTATCCAAGGTTAAGGCTCTCTATTGGGCCGATCACGGGGAGAAGAAGTCATTCAATTTTCGAGATGGCGATCTTTCGGAATGGCTTGAGGACGAGGGGACGAAATCGAAGGGGATCACCGCTTGCCATATGAGATTGTATGCGGCGAATGGTGACTACAGTCAGAATGTGAAACTCGGGAAGTGCGTGATCGGCACAACCCACTATGACAAATGTGAGGGATGGCCGTGGCCCTGGCGTCATCAAGTCGGGTGGAGTGAGGATGCGGGGAGAGAAGTTCTGCGCATAGCCAAGAAGAAGGGATATCGGACCGTTGAGAAGATGTGGAATTGGAATAACTACGAAGAGGGTTACTGGGAAGGGAATCGCTGGTATCAATGCGATGGTTGGGTTTCTGTGATCGAGATACCCTAATCGGGACGAGATACTTGAGAGATTAGGTTATGCCAATATCATTCGCGAGCATCTTTGGAACTGCCAGCCTGTTATATCGCCTTTCAGGTGGATTTCGAGCGATCAAGTGCCGTATGTCCGTTCGGATTGCCTCTGCAAAGGGCTGTTTTTTTCAGTCAACCAGCGCTGCCCCAAGCACATCACATGAGGGGGGATGAAATATCGATGTTAGCAATGTTAAAAATGCGAATCTCGAACGTGCTTCAGGTGAAGAAGACCCTATGGAAAGGCACAATCATTGCTTTGCCAATCGGAGTAGTTTTCTGGATACTATCTGGCCTCTTAGGGGCTGTGAATGGGCTTGGGGACAAACTACTGACCCTGTTCTTCCCGGGGAGGCATATTGCATGGGGCTTTGGATTCTTGGTCATACTCTTTTTCATCGTTTTTGTCGGTAGAATGGAAGTCCACTTTGAGGGAAGGGAAAGGAGTACATGGCAAACCATCAAGCAGAAGAGCGTAGGTAGAATTCCATTCTTCGGGCCCCTGTTAGCCAGCAACAAAAAGATATTATCTTATGAGGACTTCAAACGATTGACTCCATGTAAGTTCTGGCTTTCCGGTACTACACCCCACTATGGCTTCATAATCAATGAGCAGAAGGTCAAGGGAGCGGACACAGAGATCGATGTTTATCGGCCCAATGTACCTTCTATAATTCCCGGCGATCTGTTCCCTCTGAAGAAACGACTGGTGATAAAACTCGGAAATTCCCCGACGGATATTCTGGATAAACTAACAAGCGTGGGATTCATCAGCTCTGCGGAGGAAATCCCGATTCCCTGGGATGATGAGACAGAGGAGGAATTCCGGGAGAGAATAAACCTGACGCCTTTGGAGATAGCAGTCAAGAGAATAATTGCAGCGCAGGTTCGATAACCTTGGCTTTTCTTGCCATTTGCTTCAACTATAGTTCACTGACCAAAACAGCGGGAATCGAAGGTGGCTGAACAAAGTGCTGATTGACAGGCCATATCTCTTAGAGTATATTAGTGGTATGAAAATAAAGACATCTATCACACTTTCAGAGGATCTGTTGAAGGCTATCGATGGCTGGGTCGGTCAGCACAAGAATCGCTCCGATTTTATCGAGACAGCGGTGTGGACATTTATCACCCAGAAGACGCGTGAGGAACAGAACAAGAAAGACCTTGAGACCATCAATCGCTGTGCCGACCGTCTGAATGAAGAGGCAGCCGACGTTCTGGCTTATCAGATTTCACTATGAAGCGCGGTGAATTATACAGAGTCGATCATCCTTCAGCCAGAGATCCAAAGAAATCGAGGGTGTTTGTTGTCGTCAGCCGACAAGTTCTCATTGATTCCCGGTTTTCCACCGTTATCTGCGCTCCGATCTATTCCATTCACGATGGGCTTTCCACTCAAGTGCTCGTTGGTGAAGATGAGGGGCTGAAACACAGCAGCAGTATCCACTGTGATGAATTGGTTAGCCTTGCCAAGTCGGCCCTAACCAATTATGTGGGCATCCTCTCACAGCAGAAAATTCAGGAACTCAGCCAATCTCTTGGTATTGCCCTCGATATACAGGAATAGGGCGACTGCATCTGCCTTTACAAGGAAATCTGCTCCAGGGAGTATTCCATACTCCCTAATCCCAGGGTGGCTGCGTGGGCAATATGTTCTATATCCTCCGGACCGTGTTTTTCTCGGAGGGGCGTAGCCTGAATATCCTTCAGCAACTGCATACCACAGGAGTCCAGTGCACCGGGTCTTTGCCTGCCAGCATGTAGCCCAGCTTGATCCGGTTTCCGCCATGGCGTCTCTCGTTGGCCTGCTCGTAAGTCTCGATGGCATCAACGATGAACAGATTCGCTTTTATCACGCGGTTGACCTCGGCGATTCCCTTGCCCAGGCTCTTCAGTTTGGAGTGCATCATCACACGCTCCCGGTTGCGCAGTAAGCCAAATTGGTTCTTGAGGGCTCCGGTCATGGAGGTCCATTTGTGGGGCTTCAGAACTGGCAGCGAGATCATATGGTCGCAGTCGAACGCCAGAGCCGATATCTCCAGGCTCATGCTTTCTGTTTTGAATTTCTTGAAGGGATGTTCCCTCACATCCTCAAGCGCAACCCCCCTTGCCCGGCAAACTTCAGCCAGCGGATGAGCGCCCAATTCCTTCCGGGTGATGCGCAGATCGACGGCCGGGCCATCGGCAACGATGATTCGGCAGCCTGACTGGATGAGAAAGTCTAGAACCGAGGCCAACACTTCGGGGTGAGTGGTTGTGGGGTATTCTTCGTGAGAAACCAGATTGGGCTTGACCAGCACTTTCATGCCCTCACGGAAATCCGAGCGGAACTTTTCCATCACCCAATTGACAAAAGGAATCCGGTTTTCGGTCCGGGAAAGGTAAACAGCGGGTTTCTCCATGGATTGATTGTAGCAAACGCCGAACCGAAAATCCTGGGCAGGCGATCGGAAAATTTGACATGCGGCCGCATTTGAGGTATATTAGCCTGCGTGATATCAAGAGATAAACTCAAGCGTTAGACCTCGTCTTCGACCTCGATTTCCATCGGTCGTCATTCACCCGGCAACCACAAGAATCGCGAGCCCCGTAAGTGAGGAGTCCATGACCAGTGAAAGTATTCGAAATGTAGCCATCATTGCGCACGTTGATCACGGCAAAACCACGTTGGTCGACCAGCTCTTGCGCCAGAGCGGGCAATTCCGCCAGAGCGAAGTTTCAGGAGAGTGCATCCTCGATTCCAATCCGCTGGAACGAGAGCGAGGGATCACTATTTTGGCCAAGAACTGCGCTATCGACTATACCGATCGTAAGGGGCGGCAATTCCACATCAATATCGTCGATACGCCGGGGCATGCCGATTTCAGCGGTGAAGTGGAGCGAGTGCTCCGAATGGCTGATGGCGTTCTGCTGCTGGTCGATGCCGCCGAGGGCGTTATGCCGCAGACTCGTTATGTTCTGTCCAAAGCACTGGCGCTTGGCTTGAAGCCTGTGGTGATCATCAACAAGATGGACCGTCCGGATGCGCAACACCGCAACGTGCTGAGTGAGGTTTTTGACCTGCTGGTTGATCTGGGCGCTGATGAGCATGCCCTCAATTTTCCCACTATCTATGCCTCTGGACGGGAAGGCTGGGCGGCCAAGGATCCCACCAAGCCGGAAGTGGGAAGTGTTCATGACGTGTTCGATGCTATAATCGAACACATTCACCCGCCGCAACTCGATGGTAGCGCGCCTCTGCAGGCGCTGATCACCACTCTGGACTACAATGACTACGTGGGGAGAATCGCCATTGGGCGCGTATTCGCGGGTACCATGCGGGCCGGAGAGGATGTTGTCATCATTGATCGAGAAGGCAAGCATTCCAAGCAGCGCATCAGCCAGCTTTTCCGATTTGATGGTCTGGGCCGAAAGGAAGTGGACCACATTGACGTTGGGGACCTGTTTGCCTTGGTAGGACTGGACAAGTTCGAGATCGGGAACACCATCGCCGATCTTAGCCATCCGATAGCTTTGCCGACTGTGGCCATGGATTTGCCCACGATCCAGATGGCATTCCGTGTCAATGATAGCCCGTTCAGCGGTCGAGAAGGTAAGTATGTCACCGGACGGCAGGTCCGGGATCGGCTGCTCAAGGAAGTGAAGTCTAATGTGGCGCTCCGGGTGGAGGACAGAGGCGACGAGATCATCGTCTCGGGCCGGGGGGTTCTTCATCTGGGAATCCTGCTGGAGAATATGCGTCGCGAGGGTTATGAGCTCACGGTGGGTAAACCGGAAGTCATCTATGAGTATAAGGGAGACAAGAAACTGGAGCCCTTGGAATTACTGGTGGTCGATGCGCCAAACGATAGCATCGGCGCTGTGATGCAGCTCCTGGGAGACCGGCATGCGGAGATGGTGAACATGGAAGTTGCCGGAAATCACACTCACCTTGAATTCAAGGTTCCGGCGCGAGGACTGATCGGCTTGAGATCCAATCTCCTGACCGCCACCAAGGGCGAGGCCATTATGCACCACCGTTTCATGGAGTACGGTGACTTTAGGGGAGAGATTCCGGGCCGAATCAATGGCGTGATGATCGCTACCGAAACGGGCCAGGTGACTACTTATGCCCTTGATCAGCTTGCCGACCGGGGCATCATGTTTGTTGAACCCGGAGCCATGATATACGAAGGCCAGATTGTGGGGGAGTACTGCAAGGATAAGGATATCCCGGTGAATGTTGTCCGGCAGAGAAAGCTGACCAACATGCGTAAATCCACCAAAGAGATGATGATCATCCTCAAAACCCCGAAAAGGCTGGAACTGGAGGACGCTCTCGAATACATTGATGACGATGAATTGGTGGAAATCACTCCGGATTCGATCCGCTTGCGTAAGAGGCGCCTGACGGATAATGACCGTCGCCGGGAGCGGAGACACGGGCCTGCCCTCGACTGATATCGGGGGTTAAGTCAGACTTTTTCAGCACCCTGCTTGACTTCGATGCACTTGTCGAGAAGTGGGGGCTGTTTGCATTTGCAGGGCAAATCCGCTTAGAATAATAGTAACCAAGCCCCAAAGAACCTTGGATCAGGAGATGCAGGATTCCTCCTTCCGGGGGCTCGGGGGTGTCCCCCGAATTCCTCAACCCTCCCCCAAGATTTGGGGCCAGGGGGTTGATTCAATCAGAGATTGTTAGCCATGATGGCCAGGGATTAAAGGTGAAAATACTTCTCGTTTATCCAAGATACCCCGATACCTTCTGGGGTTTTCAGCATGCCTTGAAGTTTATTTCCAGAAGGGCATCTTTTCCTCCGCTGGGCTTACTCACGGTTGCCAGCATGCTTCCTGTAGAATGGGAGAAGAAGCTGGTCGATATGAATGTCACTTCGCTGAAGGACAGGGACATTAAATGGGCGGATTGCGTTTTCATCAGCGCCATGATCGCCCAGAAGGAATCCACCAAGCAGGTCATCAATCGTTGCAACAAAGTTGGGATCAAGGTTGTTGCCGGAGGGCCCGTCTTTACCTCGGGATATGAGGAGTTCAAAGGCGTAGATCACTTCGTTCTGGGCGAGGCAGAGGCAACTCTTCCGCAATTTCTGGAAGACTTCCAGAAAGGGTGCGCCATGCGGGTTTATGCTTCCGATGAGCGTCCAGATATCACCCGGACACCTGTTCCCTCATGGGATCTGATCGAAGTCAAGCATTACGTTTCGATGCCGATCCAGTACTCCCGAGGCTGTCCTTACGATTGCGAATTCTGTGACATCGTTGTCATGAACGGCCGTGTTCCTCGAACCAAGAAGCCGTCCCAGATTCTGCGGGAACTCAGCGCCATACACAGAACAGGGTTCCGAGGGTCCGTGTTTATTGTTGACGATAATTTTATCGGCAATAAGGTCAAGGTCAGGGAATTGCTGCCGAAAGTGATTCGATGGCAGAAGAAAACCGGCTATTCTTTCAACTTCCTCACTGAAGCATCGCTCAATCTTGCTGATGACGAGGGGCTGATGCACATGATGGTCGAGGCAGGATTCGACAAGGTCTTTGTGGGCCTGGAAACGCCGGTTGAGGAGAGCCTGGTCGAGTGCAACAAGTTCCAAAATGAGAATCGCGATATGACAGCGGCGGTGAAGCGAATTCAAAACCAGGGAATGCAAGTTCTGGGCGGATTTATTGTGGGCTTTGATAATGACCCTCCCAATATCTTTGAGCGGCAGATCAGTTTTATCCAGAACACCGGCGTGGTTACTGCCATGGTCGGAGTGCTCACTGCTCTGCCGAAAACCAAGCTATACGAACGTCTGAAGACCGAGGGACGTTTGGTGAAAGCCAGCTCCGGCAACAATACGGATGGCTCGGTCAACTTCATTCCCAAGATGGATACCGAGGTTCTCAAAAACGGCTATCAGAAGATCATCCAGACGATTTATTCTCCCAAGAAGTACTATGAGAGAATAGAAACGTTCCTCAAGGAATACAAGCCTCCGAAGAGAAAACGCAGAAGGGCTTCTTTCGCGGAGATCAAGGGCTTCCTCAAGTCGCTCTGGTATCTGGGAATCGTGGGGAAGTCAAAGTTCTACTACTGGAAGTTCATGACCAGGGTTGCCCTCAAGCATCGCCGGTCATACCGGGAAGCGATAGAACTGACTGTCTACGGACATCACTTCCGGAAAATCACCGAGAAACTCCAGCGGCAAACCAGCCCACAAAGGTCATAAGGCTCGGATTTTTGGATGCTAACTCATGGCCGCTATCTGTTGCTTTAGCTGAGCCAGCGCCTTGCCATATTCCGCATCCAGTTTTCCGGAGACCTGACGCCAGTTTTCCTGAAACTCCGGGGTGCTCTCCACATTCAGTTTCCCCGTGGGGCGTTTGCCCGTTTTCTGTTGGATGGCCTGGGCCATCGCCCGCTCGAAATTCGACTTCAATTGTTCAAAATTTTGTTTGGCTGTTTGACCATAGTAGTTTGAGAGATTGGCCAATTGGTCTTTGGCCTGCTTCAAACCATTGGCATCCTTTTTCAGGGATGAGAGCCCATGGAAAACGGCCTCATTCCTGGCGGCATCAGTCTCTTTTTTGGGCAAAACCAGGTTTTGGAGAAGGATAGCCTCCACAGCTTTCGATACGTATTTCCGGGCTTCAGCATCGAATTTGTCCAGTTCATCGGCGAGGCTATACTTTAGGTCTTTAAGAAATTCAGAAGCAATCCGTTCTCCTTCTGAGCGGTGCTTCATTTCGTTGAGTTTCTCTTGAGATACTTCGATCTTGTCGGCTCTTTCCAAAGCCCTATCGAGAGCGCTTTTCATGAATCCGTCACTCATTTGGGCTACCTCCACTGATTACTACTGCCACGTCCACCATTTGTTGAATACGAAATTGAACAGTGTAACTGCCATTATACCTAAGACTGCTGAGAAAATGTAATAGACACCGGTAACCTCGGTAAAGAAGATCAGTATACCCTCGTTGATACCGAAACCCACCATGCAGACGAGATTAAACTTTGCCATTCGAGCCAATACGGATCGATAGGCCGAGGTTTGTCTATCTCGAAATGTCCAGTGTTCATTCCAGGCGAAGTTGTTGATGATGGAAGCCTCCACGGCGATGGCATTGGAAAAGGCATAGAACATCCCGAAACCCTCGGTCAGCAGGGCCAGAATCCCGAGGTTAACTACCACGCCGCTCAGGCCCACAGCGCAATACATAATAAAGCGCCGTAGTTCCCCCTCACTCCTGATCAGGCGATAAAGGTGCTTCAGGTAGTTGACTTGTTCGGTCCAGTTGAAATTGCTCTTCCCTCTTTCCCGCCCTGTGAATACATAGGGGACCTCTGTCACGGTATTGTGCTTGCCTTTGACCAGAATCTCCAGCAGAATCTTGTATCCGATGGGATTCCATTGGATGCCTTCAGTCACCTTTTTTCGGAAGAGGAAGAAACCAGAGAGAGGGTCCTTCACGTTTCTGATTTTGGCAAAGAGAAAATGCGGCATTATTTTGGCGCCGATGGAGATCACTTTCCTGGTGAAAGTCCAGTCTTCCACTCCGCCGCCGTTCACATATCTGCTGGCGATGACGATATCGGAATGGCCCATCTCTCGATACAGATCGGGGATTTTTTCTGGAGGGTGCTGCAAATCGGCATCGATCACTCCCAGGACGTCGCCCTCAGCATGTTCGAATCCGGCGATGACCGCCGAGGCCAAGCCCAGCTTCCCCTCGCGGTGAATCACTTTGATCGGCCTCTCCCGGGCCAGTTCGTCTGCCAGTTCTCCGGTGCCGTCAGGGCTGTTGTCATCGACGACGATCAGTTCATAATCGATCTGAGACAGTGCATGATGAACCCTCTCCACCAGGATGGGGAGATTTTCCTTTTCGTTATAGGTTGGAACAATGATCGACAGTTGAGTCAAAATGGGCCATCCACGAGACAAAGACTCACGGCGGGTTCAAGGAGCCGTGAACAGGCGGTGAAGGTCTTCGCCAGTTATCTTCTCTAGATTATCCGTCACCAGGTCTGCCTTGGCAAGGGCTTCTCTGGGATGAGTGTTGGTTACGGCAATGCATTTCATTCCGGCGGCTTTGGCTGCCTCTACGCCGGCAGTGGCATCCTCAATCACAATGCATCGGCCTGCCGGAATACCGAGACGCCGGGCGGCTAGGAGAAATATTTCTGGATCAGGCTTTCCTTTTTTTACATCGTCCCCCGATGCAACACAGTCGAAGTATTCGGCGATGCGCAGAGAAGAGAGAATGAAATGGATATTCTCAGAGGGGGCCGATGAGGCCAGTGCGATTCCAGCATTCATCCCTTGCTGGGCCTTCAACAGTCTCAAAACGCCGGGAAGCAGACTGACATCATTCTTGATCTTGGAGCGGAAGATGGCTTCTTTTTCCCTGGCGAGAGTCTCGATTTGTTCTGTTGTAAGGCTTTCAGGAAGGGTTTTCAGAATGTCATCGTTGCGACGTCCAAAGTCATGCTGAAAATCCTGTTCGCTATAGACTTTCCCTCTGGCTTCAAAAAACTCGCGCCATGCTGAAAAATGAAACGGTCCGGTATTGGCGATCACCCCGTCCATGTCCCATAGTATCGCCTTATCGAATTTCTTTCCCAAAATACTCTACTTCCCGCCGATCAGTGTCAGGAATTCGGCGCGGGTGGCGGCACGCTGTCTGAATATACCTCTCATCGCAGAAGTGACAATTTTACTGCCCGGTTTTTTAATCCCTCGCATTGTCATGCAGAGGTGCTCAGCTTCCATGATCACTGCCACTCCCATTGGTTCCAGAACGTTCACCATGGTGTCGGCGATCTGGGAGGTCAACCGTTCCTGCATCTGGGGGCGCTGTGCGAACACCTCCACCACCCTGGATAGCTTGCTTGCCCCGACAACCCTGCCCCTGGGGATATAGCCAATGTGCGCCACGCCATGGAACGGCAAGAAATGGTGCTCGCACATGGAGTAGAAAGGGATATCTTTGGCGATCACCATCTCGTCGTGGCCTTCTTCAAAGCCGACTTTGAGATGTTCCTCAGGGTCCTGATACATGCCGCTGAAGATATCGGCATACATCTGGGCGATGCGCTTTGGAGTGCCTTTCAGACCCTCTCGTTCGGGGTCTTCGCCAAGCGCCTCGATGATCGAAAGCATGGCTGCCTGAATTTTATCCTGATCAATCACCCCATAACCTCCCACTGAACCGCTGGTATTTGCCTCAAAGAAAGGCGTCATCCTAAATGTTCATGCTTCGACAAGCTCAGCACGAACGTAACACTTTCCCTCCGTTCGCCCTGAGCTTGTCGAAGGGGGCGGAGAAAAAGAGCAGTTACGTTTAAAAAACAAGTACGAGTCTAGTGATCGGCTACTTGGCCAGCATAATCTTCTCAATGGCAGACAGATCAGCCGGCACTTCGTTAATGGGCGAAGCCTGCTTTAAGGCCGTATCGGGGTCTTTTAATCCGTTCCCGGTGATGATGCAGACCACCTTTTTCTTCTTCAGGTCGAGACCTTTGGCCGCCAGCTTGATCAGTCCGGCCACCGATGCCGCCGATGCTGGTTCCCCGAAAACCCCTTCTTCAGCCGCAAGCCTGCGATAGGCATGCAGAATCTGGGGATCGGTGACGCTATCGATGACGCCGCCGGATTCTTCCCGCGCGGCTACGGCTTGTTTCCAGCTCGCCGGATTG of the Dehalococcoidia bacterium genome contains:
- the aroB gene encoding 3-dehydroquinate synthase; amino-acid sequence: MGKRTSGNIFLTGFSYTGKTQVSQLVAKRLGWKLVDTDDEIVRLAGKPIPEIFAQDGEEHFRKLERQALANVCRRKSTVVATGGGIIMAPENRQMMRGSGAIICLEAQPETIHRRLLIDSANSKDKVVRPLLASPDPLARIISLKQSRQNAYVDSDWTVHTDHLTEEEVATEVIRGWNYICKGAASKGAASSAPTEETAAVVTTATESYPIFVGWGILDTLGQRMKDAGLSGSAYVISEDHVFPLYGERAEASLRAAGFTVASFVVPFGEKSKSIEIAKKIYDFLVERRAERGHAIVALGGGVIGDLAGFVAATFLRGMPLVQVPTSLMAMVDSSIGGKTAINHPQGKNLIGAFHQPRLVLSDVEALSTLPERELISGWAEVIKHGLIRDAEFFEFLEKNQKELTRLDRKATTEAIKKSAAIKAAVVSEDEKESGIRTLLNYGHTIAHGLETASGYGQLLHGEAVAIGIMGAARIAEQVGLLGRDAVERQNNLFRGFGLPVVSPDVDPQAVLKAIELDKKVQKKSVRWVLLEEIGRAIVRADVPPEVVRGVVGNYDHR
- a CDS encoding BglII/BstYI family type II restriction endonuclease encodes the protein MRYETYPHRFADIILNSDYELKQEIERAIAAIDFKEAEGRFVQRNKEKKTGGKKESKGKQSTLNEMFKEQFTIMGWESEKNVFNDPSNDLTIDFWKRKIGVDVAFNHRSFIGGDLLRLQAAAEVKNIIKVGVYICPTKAFAKSVNATDAASMVSFERAKWYLENFIQCSRFRYCSLG
- a CDS encoding ribbon-helix-helix domain-containing protein, with protein sequence MKIKTSITLSEDLLKAIDGWVGQHKNRSDFIETAVWTFITQKTREEQNKKDLETINRCADRLNEEAADVLAYQISL
- a CDS encoding type II toxin-antitoxin system PemK/MazF family toxin — protein: MKRGELYRVDHPSARDPKKSRVFVVVSRQVLIDSRFSTVICAPIYSIHDGLSTQVLVGEDEGLKHSSSIHCDELVSLAKSALTNYVGILSQQKIQELSQSLGIALDIQE
- a CDS encoding DUF362 domain-containing protein, producing the protein MEKPAVYLSRTENRIPFVNWVMEKFRSDFREGMKVLVKPNLVSHEEYPTTTHPEVLASVLDFLIQSGCRIIVADGPAVDLRITRKELGAHPLAEVCRARGVALEDVREHPFKKFKTESMSLEISALAFDCDHMISLPVLKPHKWTSMTGALKNQFGLLRNRERVMMHSKLKSLGKGIAEVNRVIKANLFIVDAIETYEQANERRHGGNRIKLGYMLAGKDPVHWTPVVCSC
- the typA gene encoding translational GTPase TypA, whose protein sequence is MTSESIRNVAIIAHVDHGKTTLVDQLLRQSGQFRQSEVSGECILDSNPLERERGITILAKNCAIDYTDRKGRQFHINIVDTPGHADFSGEVERVLRMADGVLLLVDAAEGVMPQTRYVLSKALALGLKPVVIINKMDRPDAQHRNVLSEVFDLLVDLGADEHALNFPTIYASGREGWAAKDPTKPEVGSVHDVFDAIIEHIHPPQLDGSAPLQALITTLDYNDYVGRIAIGRVFAGTMRAGEDVVIIDREGKHSKQRISQLFRFDGLGRKEVDHIDVGDLFALVGLDKFEIGNTIADLSHPIALPTVAMDLPTIQMAFRVNDSPFSGREGKYVTGRQVRDRLLKEVKSNVALRVEDRGDEIIVSGRGVLHLGILLENMRREGYELTVGKPEVIYEYKGDKKLEPLELLVVDAPNDSIGAVMQLLGDRHAEMVNMEVAGNHTHLEFKVPARGLIGLRSNLLTATKGEAIMHHRFMEYGDFRGEIPGRINGVMIATETGQVTTYALDQLADRGIMFVEPGAMIYEGQIVGEYCKDKDIPVNVVRQRKLTNMRKSTKEMMIILKTPKRLELEDALEYIDDDELVEITPDSIRLRKRRLTDNDRRRERRHGPALD
- a CDS encoding DUF4070 domain-containing protein; translation: MKILLVYPRYPDTFWGFQHALKFISRRASFPPLGLLTVASMLPVEWEKKLVDMNVTSLKDRDIKWADCVFISAMIAQKESTKQVINRCNKVGIKVVAGGPVFTSGYEEFKGVDHFVLGEAEATLPQFLEDFQKGCAMRVYASDERPDITRTPVPSWDLIEVKHYVSMPIQYSRGCPYDCEFCDIVVMNGRVPRTKKPSQILRELSAIHRTGFRGSVFIVDDNFIGNKVKVRELLPKVIRWQKKTGYSFNFLTEASLNLADDEGLMHMMVEAGFDKVFVGLETPVEESLVECNKFQNENRDMTAAVKRIQNQGMQVLGGFIVGFDNDPPNIFERQISFIQNTGVVTAMVGVLTALPKTKLYERLKTEGRLVKASSGNNTDGSVNFIPKMDTEVLKNGYQKIIQTIYSPKKYYERIETFLKEYKPPKRKRRRASFAEIKGFLKSLWYLGIVGKSKFYYWKFMTRVALKHRRSYREAIELTVYGHHFRKITEKLQRQTSPQRS
- a CDS encoding glycosyltransferase family 2 protein; protein product: MTQLSIIVPTYNEKENLPILVERVHHALSQIDYELIVVDDNSPDGTGELADELARERPIKVIHREGKLGLASAVIAGFEHAEGDVLGVIDADLQHPPEKIPDLYREMGHSDIVIASRYVNGGGVEDWTFTRKVISIGAKIMPHFLFAKIRNVKDPLSGFFLFRKKVTEGIQWNPIGYKILLEILVKGKHNTVTEVPYVFTGRERGKSNFNWTEQVNYLKHLYRLIRSEGELRRFIMYCAVGLSGVVVNLGILALLTEGFGMFYAFSNAIAVEASIINNFAWNEHWTFRDRQTSAYRSVLARMAKFNLVCMVGFGINEGILIFFTEVTGVYYIFSAVLGIMAVTLFNFVFNKWWTWQ
- a CDS encoding HAD family phosphatase, with translation MGKKFDKAILWDMDGVIANTGPFHFSAWREFFEARGKVYSEQDFQHDFGRRNDDILKTLPESLTTEQIETLAREKEAIFRSKIKNDVSLLPGVLRLLKAQQGMNAGIALASSAPSENIHFILSSLRIAEYFDCVASGDDVKKGKPDPEIFLLAARRLGIPAGRCIVIEDATAGVEAAKAAGMKCIAVTNTHPREALAKADLVTDNLEKITGEDLHRLFTAP